One Vitis riparia cultivar Riparia Gloire de Montpellier isolate 1030 chromosome 4, EGFV_Vit.rip_1.0, whole genome shotgun sequence genomic window carries:
- the LOC117913042 gene encoding BURP domain protein RD22-like isoform X2, with the protein MLLVVVSNASLPSEVYWKLALPYTPMPKAVRDLLQLNSMEGGSSINVSKVVLNAIPADVFIKYQNPLAVDTPTEDQPQDTSRKGYFLEKDLHSTTKMKMHFRKTTNEATFLPRQVADSIPFSSDKFPEILNRFSLKQDSEEAEIMKETIQDCEQPALEGDSRFCATSLESLIDFSISKLGKNIKLISNGVEMGSQEYELGVGVKVVADKSVVCHKQKYPYAVFYCHAIHKTRVYTLPFVGTEDGTKAEVVASCHIDTSAWNPKHATFQVLKVKPGTVPVCHFLPRDDLIWVPK; encoded by the exons ATG CTGCTGGTGGTTGTAAGCAATGCTTCTCTACCTTCTGAGGTCTATTGGAAGTTGGCTTTGCCGTATACTCCGATGCCCAAAGCCGTGCGAGATCTCTTGCAGCTGA ACTCAATGGAAGGTGGAAGTTCAATCAATGTGAGCAAGGTTGTACTAAATGCCATCCCAGCGGATGTCTTTATCAAATACCAAAACCCATTGGCTGTTGACACCCCCACTGAAGACCAACCTCAAGACACCTCCAGAAAAGGTTACTTCTTGGAAAAAGACCTGCATTCCACCACAAAAATGAAGATGCACTTCAGAAAAACTACAAATGAAGCCACTTTCTTACCCCGTCAAGTGGCCGACTCCATACCCTTTTCATCTGACAAGTTCCCAGAAATTCTAAACCGGTTTTCACTGAAACAAGATTCCGAGGAAGCTGAAATAATGAAGGAAACGATACAAGACTGTGAACAACCAGCCCTGGAAGGAGATTCCAGGTTTTGTGCCACATCCTTGGAATCCCTAATTGATTTCAGCATTTCAAAGCTTGGAAAAAACATCAAACTAATCTCAAATGGAGTTGAAATGGGAAGCCAAGAATACGAACTCGGAGTGGGAGTGAAGGTGGTTGCAGACAAATCAGTGGTGTGCCATAAGCAGAAGTATCCATACGCTGTGTTTTACTGCCATGCAATCCATAAGACGAGGGTTTACACACTTCCATTTGTGGGAACCGAGGATGGAACCAAAGCTGAGGTTGTGGCTTCTTGCCATATAGATACATCGGCTTGGAACCCGAAGCATGCGACCTTTCAAGTGCTGAAAGTTAAACCAGGAACTGTCCCTGTTTGCCACTTCCTTCCTCGTGATGATCTCATCTGGGTTCCTAAATAG
- the LOC117913482 gene encoding uncharacterized protein LOC117913482 — translation MLCAYGGYSVTREQFQCLVGESFIDIPVISMFCRYMNAKEENPSRRHFFNPYFGEICGSMSKSTSKSTLKKRLGSYCVNLECCNQFYIPLFQFNEWVIMVINLEAKRVDLLSSYNSIQRVHFVNEAFKVVGFMSQLLRNFFKRNDVNINNLHPQYAYIVGDPKLCHTGMYAILYMQHWDGSGLNRTINSEVTDKLIEEDEFDADQKDAF, via the exons ATGCTTTGTGCATATGGTGGCTATAGTGTGACACGGGAACAATTTCAATGCTTAGTAGGGGAGAGCTTCATTGATATTCCG GTGATATCCATGTTTTGCCGATACATGAATGCAAAAGAAGAGAATCCTTCTCGCAGACACTTTTTTAATCCATACTTTGGG GAAATATGTGGTTCAATGAGCAAGTCTACCTCAAAATCAACACTCAAGAAAAGATTAGGTAGCTACTGTGTTAATCTTGAATGTTGCAACCAG TTTTATATCCCCTTATTCCAATTTAATGAATGGGTCATCATGGTAATCAATTTGGAGGCTAAAAGGGTGGATCTACTTTCATCATATAATAGCATTCAACGTGTTCACTTTGTTAATGAAGCTTTCAAAGTAGTTGGATTTATGTCGCAGTTATTAAGAAATTTCTTCAAACGGAATGAtgtgaatataaataatttacatccACAGTATGCATATATCGTTGGCGATCCAAAATT ATGTCATACTGGGATGTATGCTATTCTCTATATGCAACATTGGGATGGAAGTGGTCTTAATAGAACCATTAATTCT GAGGTGACTGATAAGCTGATTGAAGAGGATGAATTTGATGCAGATCAAAAGGATGCATTTTAG
- the LOC117913062 gene encoding BURP domain protein RD22-like, translating to MELHLLPILTCLSLVVVVSNASLPSEVYWKLALSYTPMPKAVRDLLQLNSMEGGSSINVSKVVLNAIPADVFIKYQNPLAVDTPTEDQPQDTSRKGYFLEKDLHSTTKMKMHFRKTTNEATFLPRQVADSIPFSSDKFPEILNRFSLKQDSEEAEIMKETIQDCEQPALEGDSRFCATSLESLIDFSISKLGKNIKLISNGVEMGSQEYELGVGVKVVADKSVVCHKQKYPYAVFYCHAIHKTRVYTLPFVGTEDGTKAEVVASCHIDTSAWNPKHAAFQVLKVKPGTVPVCHFLPRDDLIWVPK from the exons ATGGAGCTTCATCTTCTTCCCATTCTAACTTGCCTCTCT CTGGTGGTGGTTGTAAGCAATGCTTCTCTACCTTCTGAGGTCTACTGGAAGTTGGCTTTGTCGTATACTCCGATGCCCAAAGCCGTGCGAGATCTCTTGCAGCTGA ACTCAATGGAAGGTGGAAGTTCAATCAATGTGAGCAAGGTTGTACTAAATGCCATCCCAGCGGATGTCTTTATCAAATACCAAAACCCATTGGCTGTTGACACCCCCACTGAAGACCAACCTCAAGACACCTCCAGAAAAGGTTACTTCTTGGAAAAAGACCTGCATTCCACCACAAAAATGAAGATGCACTTCAGAAAAACTACAAATGAAGCCACTTTCTTACCCCGTCAAGTGGCCGACTCCATACCCTTTTCATCTGACAAGTTCCCAGAAATTCTAAACCGGTTTTCACTGAAACAAGATTCCGAGGAAGCTGAAATAATGAAGGAAACGATACAAGACTGTGAACAACCAGCCCTGGAAGGAGATTCCAGGTTCTGTGCCACATCCTTGGAATCCCTAATTGATTTTAGCATTTCAAAGCTTGGAAAAAACATCAAACTAATCTCAAATGGAGTTGAAATGGGAAGCCAAGAATACGAACTCGGAGTGGGAGTGAAGGTGGTTGCAGACAAATCAGTGGTGTGCCATAAGCAGAAGTATCCATACGCTGTGTTTTATTGCCATGCAATCCATAAGACGAGGGTTTACACACTTCCATTTGTGGGAACCGAGGATGGAACCAAAGCTGAGGTTGTGGCTTCTTGCCATATAGATACATCGGCTTGGAACCCGAAGCATGCGGCCTTTCAAGTGCTGAAAGTTAAACCAGGAACTGTCCCTGTTTGCCACTTCCTTCCTCGTGATGATCTCATCTGGGTTCCTAAATAG
- the LOC117913042 gene encoding BURP domain protein RD22-like isoform X1, with the protein MELHLLPILTCLSLLVVVSNASLPSEVYWKLALPYTPMPKAVRDLLQLNSMEGGSSINVSKVVLNAIPADVFIKYQNPLAVDTPTEDQPQDTSRKGYFLEKDLHSTTKMKMHFRKTTNEATFLPRQVADSIPFSSDKFPEILNRFSLKQDSEEAEIMKETIQDCEQPALEGDSRFCATSLESLIDFSISKLGKNIKLISNGVEMGSQEYELGVGVKVVADKSVVCHKQKYPYAVFYCHAIHKTRVYTLPFVGTEDGTKAEVVASCHIDTSAWNPKHATFQVLKVKPGTVPVCHFLPRDDLIWVPK; encoded by the exons ATGGAGCTTCATCTTCTTCCCATTCTAACTTGCCTCTCT CTGCTGGTGGTTGTAAGCAATGCTTCTCTACCTTCTGAGGTCTATTGGAAGTTGGCTTTGCCGTATACTCCGATGCCCAAAGCCGTGCGAGATCTCTTGCAGCTGA ACTCAATGGAAGGTGGAAGTTCAATCAATGTGAGCAAGGTTGTACTAAATGCCATCCCAGCGGATGTCTTTATCAAATACCAAAACCCATTGGCTGTTGACACCCCCACTGAAGACCAACCTCAAGACACCTCCAGAAAAGGTTACTTCTTGGAAAAAGACCTGCATTCCACCACAAAAATGAAGATGCACTTCAGAAAAACTACAAATGAAGCCACTTTCTTACCCCGTCAAGTGGCCGACTCCATACCCTTTTCATCTGACAAGTTCCCAGAAATTCTAAACCGGTTTTCACTGAAACAAGATTCCGAGGAAGCTGAAATAATGAAGGAAACGATACAAGACTGTGAACAACCAGCCCTGGAAGGAGATTCCAGGTTTTGTGCCACATCCTTGGAATCCCTAATTGATTTCAGCATTTCAAAGCTTGGAAAAAACATCAAACTAATCTCAAATGGAGTTGAAATGGGAAGCCAAGAATACGAACTCGGAGTGGGAGTGAAGGTGGTTGCAGACAAATCAGTGGTGTGCCATAAGCAGAAGTATCCATACGCTGTGTTTTACTGCCATGCAATCCATAAGACGAGGGTTTACACACTTCCATTTGTGGGAACCGAGGATGGAACCAAAGCTGAGGTTGTGGCTTCTTGCCATATAGATACATCGGCTTGGAACCCGAAGCATGCGACCTTTCAAGTGCTGAAAGTTAAACCAGGAACTGTCCCTGTTTGCCACTTCCTTCCTCGTGATGATCTCATCTGGGTTCCTAAATAG